AAAACCTGCATCAGCCCCTCATATTTCTGAGCATGTCATTTTTAATTTGCAGATAAAAGTTTGatgaaagaattatttttaattataatttaaattccggggggttattttatttttacacatatggtatgtgattttttaaaatgtgtacctTTATGAATAAAATGATGTTGATTGGCTGAAGTATGGAGTCAGCCTATTTTTCAGCCAATTAGCATTCACTTTTTCAAGAACCATGCAATGAGCCAACATCACCCCACTACACCTACACCCATCATGAAAAACCTGCTGTTATTGATTCATCAGCTGCAGTTTTCCTAATCCCTTGATGTGGATAAAGTAAAATCACTGGAACAGAATTTTGTTACAGGATAAATGGTGAGGTTTGAAAATAAATCCCTCAACTATAGATTAATTTGGGGGCTTTTATAATCTAATCCATGCCTAGACTTTTTTGCCATCATTTATTTAGCAGCAGGACACTCAGATCTTGTGATACTAATGTCTTCTTTATCACAAAAGCTTCTTTTTTttcaggccagttcttgcttagTTCTAGCTATTGCAGTTTTAGGGGGTATAGGAGACACACCtattctctcttctcttttgGAAATTGCTGCTCTTTGTGCCTGCTGATAGACACTGGACAGAGTGGACTGCTTCTGTAGTCACTTTGTTCACAGACCTGCCATGGACTGGTTGAGGATTCAGATCCTAATTGGTAAATTCATTCTAGTGTCCAGCAGTAATAAGACGACACACACAATGGGCAGAAATACCCAGTGGAGAAGAAGAAACAAAGGTTCTTGTGTGCTCAGTAACTCTGCAACAGTTTATTACTAATTATTGACTCCAAAAGTATACGTAAGAGATAAGAATGGCAGCAGAGTAGGACTTTGGCACCTCACTTTAGTAGGCAGTTTGCAAATGAACAGCTTCAGACTCTCAGCCCACCTGGAGGTTGGATGTTTTTGTGTAAgtgtgatggggggtgggggtgggggggaatcaaaAATGAGTAAACTTATTTATGCATTCATGCAGTAACACAAAATATGAACTAAGTGTATATTACATCCCGCCTCCAGATGGGCCAATCAGCAGGCACAAAGCAGGCACAAAGAGCAGCAATTTCCAAAAGAGAAGACAGGATAAAAGTATTCTTCTGTTTATGACCCTTTATGATAAGTTTCAGCCCAAGGGTGATGTTTACAGCTGATCCGCTCACACTGTTACAGTGCAATGCTAGCCCTCTTTCCCCCAACATTCAATAAGAGATACTGACTTCCCTAAGCAGCAATCTAAGGTATTCTGATGAAGAAAAATACTGAACACAGGAGACCATATACCTAATTACACCGACTTCACCCTGTCCCAGAACGCAAGTGCTAATCAGTGACAAGTTGCAACCTTGAAAATTGCCCCTTCAGATTGATGGCAAAACTCAAGTATgttgaaaagcaaacaaaccatGTTTCAATTTAATGTGTAAGTGGGCTGGCTTAGGTTGGCTATTCACCTATGTAAGTCAAGATATATGTAAGCTGTTCTTGCAAGAAACTGATGCTCCTTCGTTTGTATTATATTAGAAAGCATATACCATGGAGTTTTGTGTATGATGACATCTAGTGGCAAAAAATCTATGGTTAGGATGAATTACATGGAGTATGCACCCAAATCATCTTCAGTGACACATTTTCAAGTTAGAGTTTCAAAAGGCCTGGAAGGAGAAGAATAGTGAAGTGATATGGCTCTGCCAATGGGGGCTTAACACTAAACTACACCAGACACCTGAAAATTGacagtagggaacaatcctgtatGTGCAAGGAGATGGACTGGCTGCCTCTAATAAGACATCCCCATTGCTAACTTCTGTGATTCTCTCTGAATTGTCAGAATATTGTGTGAATACAGCACAGCACGCAAAATGGCCTGTGCTTCCAGAAGGAAGGATGGTTGAGTAGTTAGGGTGCTAGCCAGTGGTACACGAGACCTGTGTTCAATAGCCTGTTctaccacaggcttcctgtgacaccttggacaagtcacttaggccagtccaatgggaattaggtgcttaaTACCTTTTGGGCTCTGGGCCATAGTCTCTCTGTGAGAGATCTCAGAAGCACAAATGGAACTTGTGTGTCCAATTGCCACTGATTTTCAATAGGAGTCGAACGCCTAAATGCCTACtctgctcttgaaaatctgtgcctctgtgaaatgggtataatagcatttccctactCACAGGTGTGtagtgagaataaatacattaaagattatggaATGCTCAAATACAACAGTGATAGGGATCAGATTGTAGCCTGATCTAGGGTGTGTTAGTAATATTGATTTAATTTgccaatttattttaattaatttcaaataattaataatattattaattaattattaatattaattagtaTGGGTTTTAGGCTCACCAACCTGTTTGATCAGAAGATCAAAGTTCTTGTCCTGAATCAGGCTTCACAGAATTTACAAAGGACCCTTGGGGTTATGAATTAgtagggaagaattagtaggggaagctaaagtggatgggaacctgggaggcagtgaccatgagatggttgagttcaggatcctgacacagggaagaaaggagagcagcagaatatggaccctggacttcagaaaagcagactttgactccctcagggaactgatgggcaggatcccctgggagaataacatgagagggaaaggagtccaggagagctggctgtattttaaagaatctttattgaggttacagggacaaaccatcccgatgtatagaaagaatagtaaatatggcaggcgaccagcttggcttaacagtgaaatccttgctgatcttaaacacaaaaaagaagcttacaagaactggaagattggacaaatgaccagggaacagtataaaaacattgctcggggatgcaggagtgaagtcaggaaggccaaatcacacctggagttgcagctagcaagaggtgttaagagtaacaagaagggtttcttcaggtatgttagcaacaagaagaaagtcaaggaaagtgtggctcccttactgaatgagggaggcaaccaagtgacggaggatgtggaataagctaatgtactcaatgctttttttgcctctgtcttcacgaacaaggtcagctcccagactactgcactgggcagcacagcattgggaggagatgaccagccctctgtggagaaagaagtggttcaggacttagaaaagctggacaagcacaagtccatggggccggatgcgctgcatccgagagtgctaaaggagttgggcggatgtgattgcagagccattggccattatctttgaaaactcatggcaatccggggaagtcccggacgactggaaaaagactaatgtagtgcccatctttaaaaaagggaagaaggaggatcctgggaactacaggccagtcagcctcacctcagtccctggaaaaatcatggagcaggtcctcaaggaatcaattctgaagcacttagaggagaggaaagtgatcaggaacagtcagcatggactcaccaagggcaagtcatgcctgactaatctaattgccttctatgatgagataactggctctgtggatgaggggaaagcggtggacgtgttgttccttgactttagcaaagcttttgacacggtcttccacagtattcttgccagcaagttaaagaagtatgggctggatgaatggactataaggtggatagaaagttggctagattgttgggctcaacgggcagtgatcaatggctccatgtctagttggcagccggtatcaagtggagtgccccaagggttggtcctcgggacggttttgttcagtatcttcattaatgatctggaggatggtgtggattgcaccctcagcaagtttgcagatgacactaatctgggaggagaggtagatacactggagggtagggataggatacagagggacctagacaaattagaggattgggccaaaagaaatctgatgaggttcaacaaggacaagtgcagagtcctgcacttagaacggaagaaccccatgcactgctacagactagggaccgaatggctcggctgcagttctgcagaaatggacctagaagtggacgagaagctgggtatgagtcaacagtgtgcccttgttgctaagaaggccaatggcattttgggatgtataagtaggggcattgccagcagatcaagggacgtgatcgttcccctctattcaacattgctgaggcctcatctggagtactgtgtccagttttgggccccatactacaagaaggatgtggaaaaattggaaaacatccagcagagggcaacaaaaatgattaggggactggaacacatgacttatgaggagaggctgagggaactgggattgtttagtctgcggaagagaagaatgaggggggatttgatagctgctctcaactacctgaaaggggggttccaaagaggatggatctagactgttctcagtggtagctgatgaccgaacaaggactaatggtctcaagttgcagtgggggaggtttaggttggatattagggaaaactttttcactaggagggtggtgaaacactggaatgcgttacctggggaggtggtggaatctccttccttagatattttaaaGGTaaggctcgacaaagccctggctgggatgatttagttggggattggtcctgctttggtcctgaggtcccttccaaccctgatattctatgattctatgacaggaagCTCACACTGAGACAGATATAGTTATaaagactttttattaaaatccatGAAATAGTAAGTAAATGGTAAAATAGTCAGAGTTACAAAGCTACAATTGTATTACTGTTATTTAAGAGATACATATGGTAATACAATATTATGTGCTGCAAAATTTTGGTTAATACTCACACCCTGTTTTGATAACCTGGTGTTGAAAGACACAGGACCTCGCCTCTGGCGGTTCCGGTTTCTCACCTCTTGCAGAGGAAACTAATGTGAAGAGCTGTCAAGGCTGCCTTAGAATTAACTTATTTAACttaacttaaaattaaaaacctAACAAACAAAACTGAGAATAAAAGTTTAGGGGAACCAAGCTTAGCCTAGTCCCCTTGGAACTTAaagtttgaaaagaaaataagtatAGCCTATTAATAATTACTAGCTGTCGTAGATGGATAGCATTGATAGTGAGTTGAAGATGAAGATGAAGATAGCGAGGTGGGTCACCTCTTTTATAGGGCACAAATGCTGGAAATCCTTCCTCTTATGCCCAAATTTCATTCCTCCCCCACAGAAATGTTAAGGTACACTTACCCCATAGGCTAGTATGCATATGCGTATCAATGACAGGCACATATACACATCCGTTTTTTGTGGGGTACTTGTTAAATCTGTGGGTACAACTTTGAAAAAACCCCTATGCCATTCTTCCTTGTCTATTGGTCTAGGTAAAGGTGTGGGTACTTTATCTATTTGGGTAACAAGATGAAGGTCAACTTTACTTTCGGGTTAAAAGGTCCCAATATAgatatgctaactttgccttagcttaACATATAGGTTTTTGGCCTGTAGGTCTCTTGCATTACAGACAAACTTATTTTCAAtatgaatctataaatctatTACAGTACATCAAATACTTaaacttataagaaaagatatCTATGCAAGCAAGCAGATTAATCCTTTGGACTACAATATAAACAGGCAAACAAATAGGCAAACTAAGCAAATACCTGACCTAAGTGGCACTATGGCCCTGAATGGTGatgccactcactcagatttggcctggcccTCCCTTCCTCATGATAAAAGTGTGGCCAGGCTGAATATGAaggagtggcattgtgacctggtgcacagtCGCAGTGTTGCTTAGCTTTGTCCTGGCTGCCCCATGTAGGTTGAAATGCCATTTACTCTCCTTttgggtggctgggccaaacctgagtgggtaGCAGAGTGGGCAGCGCATCTCCTTCTCACCATTGCCATGAGGCCAGCTTCTGCACCCTGGATCCCCCACAGAGGCCTGCCTGGCCTCatcctgcttccagcagcccatgTACCCTCTGCTCTGCCCACAGGAGTCACTCAGTGACAGCCTCTAGACCTGCTACAAGTATGGGGAACTGCAGACTGCCCACACAGGAGCCAGTGGAAGAGGGGTGGCAGAGATCCCTGGAGGTGCGGACATTAGGGGTTTAACAGGGCAGTGTCCATGCAGCCAGTTACTATAGGACAGGGTTAACTAAGCTACATCTGTGCAGTGGAAGCCAGACATGCTTGGGTTTATAGATCAcgattgtagctgtgttggccaGGACAAGGTTAATATAAATGCATCCATACTGTGGGAGTATCTAGTTTAGCTGGCCAGTAGAGGAGCTCAGAATTGTATGTTTGCCTAGGGCCTAGTTATGGGTTAATCTGGACGTGTAGAGTTTAGCATGCTTGAGTTTCTATTCTGAGGTCAAGAAATGACAACCTGAATGCTTATTGAGCAATAAACCAATTATAATTACTAGTTTATGCTAGCACCCATGATGTGTTAGGCACTTTCCAAACAGTCAAGAAGAAATGATGGTTCCTGCCTGAAGCAGATCCCAGTCTAAGGAGAGATAGATAGCTAAGCAGAGATTAGGGGAAGGGGAACAAGAGATAGGGACTTTTTAATACAAGTCAACTAGATTCACTGTAGGCAGCATTGCAAAAGGGGGTCTTTAAGAGGGACTTATATGGGGATGGGACCACGTGGTACAAGACACGGAGGCAATTAAGCAAGAAGCTGACAAACAGGTGGATGAGTATGGGAACATCTGCAGAGCAGAGGAGGTGGAAACAACACAACTTAAGTAGGGAGGGGCAGAGCTATTATAGAGCTTTGAAGGAAGCAACAAGAAGCTGAACTTTaatatgataggtttcagagtaacagccgtgttagtctgtattcgcaaaaagaaaaggagtacttgtggcaccttagagactaaccaatttatttgagcatgagctttcgtgagctacagctcacttcatcggatgcatccgatgaagtgagctgtagttcacgaaagctcatgctcaaataaattggttagtctctaaggtgccacaagtactccttttctttttaatatgatAGTGCACGGACAGCCAGCTTAAGGATGTCTCATGTTATGCAAAGGCACCAAGTATGGGCAGAAGAAAATGAGAGAGGACATACTGTAGTGAGAGTACTTGAATGGACCCCAGAATAAGCAGTGGCTAGGGTTATTGTCTTCCAAACAGAAAATAACTTCATTACTCATTCTTTCCTActgttaaaaataattacaaacatCCTCGCTTTTCCCACAGTTCTTCATAGTAACCATGTAAGAATGCAAAATATTTACGACAAGATTACTGTGTCAGGCACAGGAGAAATTAAGTTAACATTAAAATGCacgggccaaattctgttctcaactGTACTCCTACATTCCCATTAAAGTTAAATCAACCCAAGCTAAAGTTAAGAGGGTTGCATAGAgtagctgagaacagaatttggccctaaatccaCTTTCTGGGGATTGCCCgtctccaaaggaaaaaaaaatgtttgaaagggAGATGAATGTGGGTAATTTGGATTGTAAATATTTaagggcagggacaggaagacAACTCTTGGTTCCAGTGAAGTAATGGCAAAACTATTAATTTCAATTAGATCAGGATATGGCTTATTGGGGTAGATTTAAGCTGCTATAAATTGccacagttccattgacttccacaatgctgcactgatttacagcagctgagaatctggcccattgtttttaGTTTGTCTGTAAAGTAGCATGTACATTTTGGCTCTGGGGTACTACAGCTGCAAATGCCTTAGAAATACCTCAGATTTCTAATACTGTGTAAAGAACAAATAATGCCCCCTTTCTTATGTTTTGCAGACAATATTGAACTAGGAGATCTCTACAGTAGCCTCTTACATCATGAGAATACTATTTGAAAGTGGGATACTATTACATATTATCCAGTTGGCTCAGCTCATGGTGTGGCGACAGATTACATTTATTTGGAGTTCCACATTTGCAATGAAACCAGCCCAACCACTAGTTTTCCAAAGAAAACCTTTTATTGCTGCCTGGAATGCACCCACAGATCAATGCTCACTGAAATATAACATAACTCTGAACCTGAAAATGTTCCATGTGATTGGAAGCCCACTGGCCAGAGCAAGAGGGCAGAATGTGACTCTATTTTATGTGAATAGACTGGGATACTACCCATGGTACACACCGCAGGAAATCCCTGTAAATGGTGGCCTACCTCAAAACTTCAGCTTGCAAACTCATCTGGAAAAAGCTGGCCAAGACATTCAATATTACATTCCTGCTGAGGACTTTAAAGGATTAGCCGTCATAGACTGGGAATACTGGAGGCCTCAGTGGGCACGCAACTGGAACACAAAAGACATTTACAGGCGAAAGTCACGGAAGCTCATTTCTGAAACGCAAGGCAATATTTCAGCAAATGACATTGAACATTTGGCCAAACTCTCCTTTGAAGAAAGTGCAAAGGCTTTCATGAAGGAGACAATTGAGCTAGGGATTAAAAGCAGACCTCTGGGCCTCTGGGGATACTATTTATACCCCGATTGCCACAATTATAATTTCCATGACCAGGACTACACTGGTTCCTGCCCAGAGAGTGAAGTTTTGAGGAACAATGAACTTTCCTGGCTCTGGGATAGCAGTGCAGCTCTGTATCCTTCCATTGGCATCAAGAAAACCCTTGGAAACAGTGAACACATATTACGTTTCTCACAATTTAGGGTGACTGAGTCCATGAGGATCTCCTCCATGACATCGCATGATTATGCTCTGCCTGTGTTTGTCTATACTAGACTAAGTTACCGAGATGATCCTTTATTATTTCTTTCTAAGGTAAGCCAATTTTAGGAGTTATGGAGGCTGCTTTAAGTGATCTAACCATCATTATTGCAGAGATGCTTTGTATGTTTGTAAAGGCTTGTATATGGGTCTACTCTGCTGATTATTgtttaaatgactacacaaggctggccttaccatgagacGGCCGCCTCAGGCGCCAGAGTATGTGTGTATTGGGTGGAGGGGGGtggccactaggacccagagtgtagaaaattgtgtctgctgctggtacgtatgtattctctctgctctagatgcacagagatggtgaagtgctgtgctggaggaaagagGGCACATAACAAGCCAGCAGGAGAagaggtgagagggaataacagaaagcagcaggagctgcagggagagagaggatgaggagcctcttatgtacctctctagcaccccatggagcctggactgattaacaccagcttctcagggagcttcctctttcctgctgcttccctgaacccatttgaggagaacaggcagtcaactgaagtagtaggagccagttaggcccttaagacgctgatatcttccctcactcaggccctgctaccagcctgcttatttgtccccttcaactaaGTGTTGAGAGCCAGTGTTGagaggcacagaacagcagtcatgagtgaaagtaGAAAACGCCCCTCttgggcagcattcagaaaaagaaagaaagcaaaggaagcttttctatctaagcaggaaggagctctcttgagatacatagacacaaatgttcacggtgagccttccggccccagtgaggatgtgagtggtgaggagatgcctgatcttccagttagtcagagtgcaggtgacttggcagctactgcagcatccatatttccatctcaaatggatgtaaccatgcacattcctgaagaaaagtgtagattaGAGAaaagtgtggtggaggtgcaagaaacagctgctgctgagttaaGTTCCTttagtctagatgatccaggactgtggacccacttgagcaatagcctgagggacttccttgtacagCAAGGAAGGGCCATAGCAAGTgtaaaacttcatgttccccaaaaacaatgaaaatagaagtttccatccaacacattactggcgtgaaatacccaatggtgacaaagtggagaagcagttcaaatctttgcaaccaagaaggcaaggaaagcaccactttgattattcaaacagataaaaatgccattgtttactatgcagacaaaaaaagttacatttgatgttcaggcatttgaaagttaagtgttacataaaatttttgaacaaggcattttaagttgttagttctcctttattggggtaggtagcagagcagtaccatgagaagagtagaacaggaagaaggcagaattgagacctttcacagttttggcccaagcgaggggacatgggggcatcatttgagctcccggcctcaggtgccaaaatgttgtgggctggccctgtgaCTACATGTTTTAAAACAGCCAAAGTTCAGCAGTAAACATTCAATCTgaaagacacttaaaaaaaaatctgcaatgttgttgtagccatattggtcccaggatattagagaaacaaggtgagtgaggttgtatattttactggaccaacttctgtttggttctgaaagctctgtgtaagctgaaagcttgtctctctccccatcagaactttgtccaataaaatatattacctcatccaccttgtctctctaacatttttgtaatgtatatatttttctccAGTTCAGCACTGTGCTATATTCCTGTCTGGCAATGACAAAACTAGAGAATTTTTACAGATTTTATTTAGCTGGAATGCAAATGGTTAAATTAACACAAAATGCTTTTCTTCTGCAAAGCACTATACAGCTATTAACTAATTCTCAGAGCTGTTAGGTAGGTATTATTCGCGTTTTACAGGAGAGAAACTGGGGAGGAGAtgttaagcaacttgcccagtACCACATAGGTAGTCTATATGGGAGCCGGGTTTCAAACTTGGGAGTTGTTGccccaggccccaaccctgcaaagaCTTTGTcaagtgcctaactttaagcatgtgagcagtcccattgaagccagtaggACGACATCCTTA
The nucleotide sequence above comes from Caretta caretta isolate rCarCar2 chromosome 1, rCarCar1.hap1, whole genome shotgun sequence. Encoded proteins:
- the LOC125637180 gene encoding hyaluronidase-4; protein product: MKPAQPLVFQRKPFIAAWNAPTDQCSLKYNITLNLKMFHVIGSPLARARGQNVTLFYVNRLGYYPWYTPQEIPVNGGLPQNFSLQTHLEKAGQDIQYYIPAEDFKGLAVIDWEYWRPQWARNWNTKDIYRRKSRKLISETQGNISANDIEHLAKLSFEESAKAFMKETIELGIKSRPLGLWGYYLYPDCHNYNFHDQDYTGSCPESEVLRNNELSWLWDSSAALYPSIGIKKTLGNSEHILRFSQFRVTESMRISSMTSHDYALPVFVYTRLSYRDDPLLFLSKQDLISTIGESAALGASGIVIWGDMNLTSSEGNCTKVKQFVATELGVYIINVTKAAEVCSNHLCQNNGRCIRRKWKALDYLHLNPKNFKIEASEDQEFTVRGEASSTDLEVMSQKFTCHCYQGYEGADCRKVQTSDKQPGNSADFLLPKTLVISLLSLPFYFLSVNL